The Selenomonas sp. AB3002 sequence CAGCAGCTCATAGGCGGTGCGGTCGTACCTTTCCGCATCCAGTTCCAGATAAGCCTGAGCCAGCAGCACCCTGCCCTCATTCTGCCAGGCCTGGCTCTCAGAGACTACCCTCTGCAGGCACTCGACGGCCTTCCGGGGGTCGTGCCAGTCACCTTCATCCCGCATGGCCACACAGGCCCGGGCGTACATGGCCTGATAATCCCCCAGGGCTGCCCCCTTGTCATAGCACTCCACGCATTTGTCAAAGTCCTCCACTGTCCCGACCCCATGGAGATAGCAAAGGCCCAGCTGTGACCAGGCATCGGCACAGCCCATTTCTGCCGCCTTGGTCAGATAGCAGAAAGCCTTGTTGCCGTCCCCCTCGGGATTTTGCAGATTGAGCCTGCCCAGAGAGTACCAGGCCAGCTGCACATCGTCCGCATCCTCCGACAGAGTGGCGTTGAGGAACCACTGGGCAGCGGTTTTGAAATCATCGCAGTAATGTATGCCCAGCTGATTCATGGCATGGCCGCAGCCAAGCTGGGCCGCTTTTTCCCAAGCCGCTATCCTGCCCTCCTCATCTCCCCGGGCGTGGCAATCCCTGGCCTCATTCAGCAGCCTGTTCCAGGCGAGGATCCTTCCACCCCTCGCATCCTGCTGCCAGCCTGAGTTCCCAATGCCCTTTCCTGCCAGCCAGCCCTTAAGACAGGCCAGCACCTTGCCTTTATCCATCTCATACCGTTCAAAGCAGCTGCCTCCCAGATTGGCAAAAAGCCTGTACCTGCCCTCCTCGAAGTAAACCCGCAGCCTGTCGTCCCCGGCCAGAGCACCCAGGAAAATACTGAAGTAAGCCCCCCGGGCAAGGAGATCCAAAGCTATGGCAATTTCCTCCTCCCCGTACTCCTTGAATGTAACCCCGCACCCCTCAGAGTGGAGGATGCCCAGCTCACAGGCCTGCATTTTCTGCCGGAAGCGCCCCTCCTGCCAGCTGCGGATAGTATCTGCCCCTGCAAATTTTTCTTTCTCCTCCTCGGGAGTTCCGACAAGGGTCCAGTAAATGCCGCAGGACAGGCTGTGGGAACTCCTTTCCCAGGGCAGTTTCTCAAGGCTGCGCCGGAGATTCCCCCGCACCTTCTGATGGTATTTTTTCGCCAACTCCCTGTCTTTGGCCATATCCCCATATCCATGGGCATAGACTTCACCCAACAGATAGCTGAGGCAGTCCTGCATATAGGGGTTGAGGGTGGGATTTCTCTCCTGGCGCCTCACTTCCTCCAGGATAGACCGTGCCGCCAACCGCCTGTCTATCAAGGTGCCCTCCCCGTAGAGCTTGCAGTAGCACATGATGGGCATGATGTCATCGTAGCGGTAAGTGCCCTGAAAGGGCAGGATTCTATCCAAAGCTCTTTCGCACCAGGAAAAGGCCGCCTCAAAATCAGGCTCCCCCAGCTCCCCGGTGAAATACATGGCCGCGGCCTCATACATGGCTTCCACATGGCCTTTTTCTGCCAAGGGCAGGAAATATTCCTCCAAAGCAGCCCCGGGGGCAGCTGTTAGGCCTTGTCCATAGCGCAGCATCTTCCCCAGCTTGCAGCGGGCATTGCTGCTCCCCAGAGCCGCTGCCCGCTGATAA is a genomic window containing:
- a CDS encoding SEL1-like repeat protein, with product MAKRFSPAVHEAVDLLWGHYDPESAARGQEILREEAQAGDADAWGLLARTYMGQSAVWETSGLDPVWDKEKMEACLQQSLKGGSVAGALSAFEYRGFLPSEYSQVLSHWGSAEALIEEAKEYAGEGGEPLMAFFLGACYEDSSLDVITCKHRDKSEKVQEALPYLEASLDAGLPWAMDVYTDCAISIYHETGDLSCYHKVLAYEKRFCEEEVPYVLWGVGQKYYDNEDYRQALPFYQRAAALGSSNARCKLGKMLRYGQGLTAAPGAALEEYFLPLAEKGHVEAMYEAAAMYFTGELGEPDFEAAFSWCERALDRILPFQGTYRYDDIMPIMCYCKLYGEGTLIDRRLAARSILEEVRRQERNPTLNPYMQDCLSYLLGEVYAHGYGDMAKDRELAKKYHQKVRGNLRRSLEKLPWERSSHSLSCGIYWTLVGTPEEEKEKFAGADTIRSWQEGRFRQKMQACELGILHSEGCGVTFKEYGEEEIAIALDLLARGAYFSIFLGALAGDDRLRVYFEEGRYRLFANLGGSCFERYEMDKGKVLACLKGWLAGKGIGNSGWQQDARGGRILAWNRLLNEARDCHARGDEEGRIAAWEKAAQLGCGHAMNQLGIHYCDDFKTAAQWFLNATLSEDADDVQLAWYSLGRLNLQNPEGDGNKAFCYLTKAAEMGCADAWSQLGLCYLHGVGTVEDFDKCVECYDKGAALGDYQAMYARACVAMRDEGDWHDPRKAVECLQRVVSESQAWQNEGRVLLAQAYLELDAERYDRTAYELLHLAEQAGYSPAAYELAHYCRDREDMAGCRHYLEEAAAAGLEAAREELEGMAPAEDWSECL